Below is a window of Brassica napus cultivar Da-Ae chromosome A5, Da-Ae, whole genome shotgun sequence DNA.
cgtctaaTCGTCCTAGCTGttcttagcttatataaggttaagtctaattCCTTAtgtcttaaccttctttctcgacatggaacgcttgccttgatgtcctaggactggctggtacgtttcctcgaaccatggccgtcccgacaatcctattcaggattggagGCGTGACAGTCCCTTGGACTCATATTTATAACAATCTCAAAACTcgattttcttatctttttagGAATACTTATCTCGATTCCAATCCAACAAATGTTAGACTTTTACCGGTGCAATGAGATTTAAGACACATCCAGATGTAATAGCTTAATCTTGCAATCTTCGTCTATGACAAAGCCAATTTCCACCATGACACCGTGTGGTCTTGCATTGCATGGAGAAGGCTAACACCTTATGCTTTCTAATGTCTGTAGGTCAGAGTATATTTTCACTATGGAACATCAACAAAAAAGATGAAAACTCAATTTGAATGAAAACAGTTGGTGTTTTTCTTTTGTACAATCCATTTGAACATCTATAATACAAAAACTACACTGTGCAAGAAAATGGAAATCATCCAAATATGAAAAGAGGGTGTAATAGTTACGACTGGTAAAATATCCATAAAAATTGATTCTCATTATAAGTTTTGAATCGAACCANNNNNNNNNNNNNNNNNNNNNNNNNNNNNNNNNNNNNNNNNNNNNNNNNNNNNNNNNNNNNNNNNNNNNNNNNNNNNNNNNNNNNNNNNNNNNNNNNNNNAACATTTCATATAAAGAAAGTTAAAACAACTTAGTGTCATTGATAAGTCAAAGCAGAAATGATTCAAAACGCATACACTAATCTGTCCGATGCAAAGAAGTACTAGTTAACATTCTAACTTTCTGAAGGTTCGTAAGACAAAGCATACCTCTTGTTCATGTCTACATCAGCTTTCTTGCAGACGATGTTGGCCAAACGCCTGCCAATACCCTTGATGGAGGTAAGGGCAAACATGATCTTCTGCTTCCCATCCACATTAGTATTGAGCACACGTAGAATGTGCTGGAACTCCTCGTTTGCAACCAGAGACTACACAATAATAGcaaacagaaaacaaaacatcaaaaacagcCTTGACAGAAGACAAAACATCAAAACCAGCACCGACAGAAGATCGAAAGAGAGAAACATTCAACGGCAAAACTAACAGTGATCGAGATCGATGGGAACTAACTGAGAAAGGGGAAAAGGAAAACGTAAAAGCTCTAATTACCATTGTGCGATCTCGAAGAGAAGAGGTGCCTGAGGGAGAGGAGTGAGTACGGAAGCTGTCGCCGTTTTAGAGTAGGGTTTCTTCTGTAGGTTGTGTGGTGGCTTATATGTTACCTCCTTTGATAAACTGGATGCTCTTTTCTACATACCCATTGTAACTTGGGCCCAAGTTATTTATCCTCGTATAGGCCCAAACTCTATGAACCGTGTACACAATTTTGatactaaaaaattaagaataccGTGTTCTTTTTTATAgagaaaactgtcatttaaaTACCAAACTTTGTCAAATTTgccaaaaaatatatcaacTTCTCATTAAACCAAATAAATCACAAATTTTCATTGACCTAGCCGTAATAAATATACGTTTAGTCAACTTATTTTTATCGTCAAATCTCTGTTACTGTTCACGGAGCCTTAAAcgttgttattttaaaaacaaaacaaagtttaCAAAATCCCCAAATCGATATACTCTTCCCTAATCCCAATTGATTTCACCTATTCTTTTCTTATGTGCGAGTGTTTGAtttaccttcttcttcttgccttATTCTTCTTATACTCTTCTCATTTGTTACTTTTACAGACTAAAAGCTAGTGATGAAGATGAGTTTGATTCCAGTTGCCAAACGAGATGCAAAATGAGGATTTCCATCGAGGTGTGTTTGTGCTTGAATTCTTGTATCTCTAACATTTCccctgtttttgtttttttttttaaattgtctTTATGTTATGAAAGAAGAATTAGACACTAATCAAAAACATACATAAAGTttacacaaaacaaaaagaatccaACGACAGCAAAGTGACTATAACATAAGTTCTACATTGACTCAATCCACAACGAAAAGAAACTACAAGTAATAGATAAAAGACAACAACAAAGAGAGGCAACATATGCATCGTACattatctcctccatcattgcCTGCAACATCTTCAAAGTGTGATGATATAACTTcacaagcttcttcttcatttcttaCTCCACGTCcccattctcttcttcttcttcttcttcgttgacCTCATTCCTTTTCACTTCTTTAGTCTCGTTCATTTCTTGTCGACTTCATCACCAGGTATAGGTTCACGCTCATCTCCATCATCACCTTCAATTGCAGTAGGCCTTATTTCATCACAAACAACAGGCGGTGGAGCTCGAGGCTCGGGTTCTCTAGCTCTGCCTCAACGTAGTGGAAGCTTATTCTGTCTCTTCGTAtaagggaaaaaaaaagatttgcgGAGAACTAGATTTGGGACTTTTTATTTCTCTGTTCTAATTTCAAGACGACGTCATTTTAGTTTCTGTTAACAGTAAACAGAGATTTAACAGTTAAAAAGGTCGACCGAAAATGTATCTATTATGGCTTGGTCAATGAAAGTTTGTGATTTATTTGGTTTAATGagaagtttgtattttttttagcaAATTTGACAAAGTTTGGTATTTAAATGACTGTTTTctccttttttatatataaactatgcTAATTAGTATAtacacagttttttttttttttttgtaaatcgtGTATCTATCATCGGATATAATACTTTTCAATTTTCATGTACGACTCATTTGTTTGAAATCTTATATTTTTAGCGTTTGAGGATCTAACATCTAGACCTCTATGACATCAatttatttgagttttttttatatatataaactatgatAATTAGTATGAATCGTGCATCAATAATCGGATATAATATTTTTCAGGCACGAGACATTTGTTTGACATCTTATATTTTAGGGGTTGAGGATCTAACATCTATGAGTCAATGCCATCAACTTATTTGAgtttaattctatttttagtGTTTGAAGATCTAACATCTAGACATCTATGACATCAACTTATGAGATGTCAAACAAATGATTTTTGCATGAAAAGTATTATATCTGATGAGAGGTTTTGGTTAGATTTACATTCATGAACAACTTATAATGTTGTCTGACAATAGACAAATCATGATTTCTCTATACAAAGGTGACTGAAATTTATTTAGACAACGTCAACTATCCTTGATATCTAATTATTTGAAACATTGGAAAATCTTGTTATACTTGTCAGCCGTTATCAAGGAAACACAAACTTATTCTTGGATTCACCCCTTAGTGTGAACTTTTTAGGTTCAccaactaataaaattttattatttcaaattcaatattttttctaaaaaagaaacaaaaatattgtctgttatattatactactaaaataaaaaggtaaaagaataaataaaaaaatagtagtacttataaaaaaaattaaaaattatttttaacgtcgtcagcaaaacactaaatcctaaacctttggtaaaccctaaacccttgggtaaaccttaaacccttagataaatcataaactctaaataaaaaacacttaacactaaaacactcaaaaaTTAGGTTTAGGtgttagtgtttttgatttagaatttaggatttatccaagggtttagggtttacccaaaggtttaaaatttaggatttagagtttagtgttttggtgacgacattaaaatatttttttaatttttttgtaactattattatttttttatttgtttttttaacataatataacttgacaatatatttttttttctaaaagatatcgaatataaaaaaacgaaattttattggttggtgaacctagaaaTAACtcctaaaaaaataagaataaacaGTGTATTGGTATCTACAAGGAAGATCATGTTTTGCAATtcatcattattattttatttttttgacaacaaaagCGCCATATTTTTACTAAGAAGAAGCCAACCAAGTGGTGTCTAGCACTAGCTAAGTTGAGACTTCAGAATGTACATGGGAAAAGCACAAACCACGAGCTCTAGCACCTTTCGCAAGGTGGTCAGCTGGAAAGTTCTTAGTATGAGATACAAACAATATGGAGCAAGAAATAAACTTAGTCGACAAACTCATCAATTTCAGCCATTAGACTTGGCCATTcatcatttattatttaacaaaagtACTTAATATAATGATCATGTTTGCTTAGGAAGATTCTCCTTTTCTCTCTCGGGTTGCACTCACTCCTTTCTGAAAGAAAGCAATCTTTACTCTCTTATGATTGAAGCCGGTGAGTTGGCTTATGAGTAAAGTATCCTGGATATAGAAAGGATGATGTGATATTGGATTGATTTTGGCTGGTTTTGATGGAGATTTAGATGAAGTCAGCATCTTCCCTATATCGAAGGTGGTCTGGTAAAAATCTTATGTTAGATCAACTGAGTATTCCCAAAATTATTATCCAACGTTGATGGAGGTTCTTACTAAAGCGACGGATTGAGCGAAAGATAGGAAATAGAGAAGTTCAAACCATACCCGGAGACAAAGCTCAGGTAGACGGTGGTTCGCTGGCGGTGTTGCGTCTCAGATTTTCATCTCACGCGGTGTGCTCAGGACACGTGTCAACCTAATCTGATTGCCGTTCCATGCAAAAGCAAAAGAAGACGCGTGTCAAAGACTCTTTACTAAATACGCATGGACTTATGTGTAACACTCGAAGAAAAATAATGGGTCTGTAACTTCTCTTCTAATATATCCAGTTGGGCTTTGCTAATGGAAAGaaacagttgacaaaaaaaaaacattgttctAAAAATCACTATGCTGTGGTTAGGCGTATTATAGAAGATTATTGTTTAGGCGGGTACATAGGCCAATTTTGTAACGCCTAGACcgatattttaaaaagttggtttgaaaaaatagttttgcTCATATATGATTTGCCGACTAAGTGGGCGCCTAGGTGACGCCTAGactgatttttagaacactgaaaAACTGTTAAATCCTCAAaccataaaatataaagatgtaaaaaaaaaatgattcgtGCATGAAAAGTATTATATCCGATGACAGATTTTGGTTGAATTTACATTCATGAACGGTGTATAATGTTATCTGACGGTAAATATCATTTAGAAAAGGGAAATTTGGGCTCATGTATATAGCCCAAGAGATATTAAGTTAGTAACCATAACAACCCGATGGGTATGATATGTTACATGATATGCTCCGAAGTTCCAAAACTACCCTTCTCATGCGCGTTGAAAGCCAAACCGTCGCATATCTTCACTTTTGCTAAGAAACTGCAATTCCAGAAACACCTTTTCCTGCTTGCTTTCTCTTATGATAAACGAGTGTGAAAGTCAGATTTTGCGAATGCGATTAAGGGCATCTGTTGCTAAACGGAAGACGAGACGCCAACAATCGCAAAGCCCCAAACGGAAGctgataacatatatatgtcttGTGTATAGTACATTCTAATACTTTCAAACCTTTTATGGTCACCGCTGCTATAAGGTTTATCTTATTGAATTGGAATCTACCTTCGCGCCCTAGAAATACCTAGGTTGATGGTCTCTTTAGCTTTTGCGGTGCTAATACTAtgtcatatatattatagtatagTGTTCCCTATCGTGTAATACACTTACAAAAACATTGCGTTTCCAATTACATGAATATAGTAAGCTAATGGTTACAATAAAAATGTGTCACTCTCCTTATCTTCACGCGCACGCGAGTGCAAGGCAAAAAAGATCAAAATTTGGCTCTAATTGTCACATTCCATGACTTCCaatttactagggctatattctTTATTTTGGGGTCTCTTATGAATATTGATCAAACCCTTTAgaatatcaaaattaatatcatttagactttcccctatatattaaatgagaagtcactttagtgatttctggtgacgtgtcgctcataggcgaagttacaaaaaattgttataatttgattggtcaattttttttaattttatttatttaaattagatctaaaaatttaaggtaagtctaaaaacatttaacatcacttgccatataatctgtttttaacatcacttgccatataatcttgAAGGAGACGCTGCTTTGAACAAATTCTTCCGTGAGATATATTTGAATTCTGATGAGGATATGAAGAGTGCTAGAGCAAATCATTTGTgagtatctatctatctatattccTATTTAGTCTTTCTTTTTTCACGGAGATTACAATGTTTTTGGCATTTTGATTGACTCTTTTGCAGTTTTGCACAATCAACAGGTGGAATCTATTAGGACAGTGCTTTCAATAGACTGGAAAGATGTTGGTACTAAGAAAATCGAGAGCACTCTTCATGATCATCTGGCGCTCAAGACATGGGAAATATGATCTTATATGATGTGTGGATTTTACTTTAATCTAGACAGAACTCGAAGTCTTGTCTTAAGGTCTGGTTTCTCTACTTTATGGACTTAATGTACTTTGTATTTTCCATAACTCATATTGTTTATACGcaacactaatttttttaatctaaacgtTCTAATGTATTCTTCGTTCGtatgaatataatataaatatcaatatgtaacatcgatcgaatctttcatattaacAACATACATGTAACATAAGtattatataattgtaaatatgtaattatcaatttaatattcaTGCTTGCACGCATGTGCAGGCGGTCCACCTAGTTTATATTAACTCTATTGAAACCAAGTCTCTCCAATCtctgaaataaataaacatgCTGAATGTTTCCAAACTCCAACAATTATCCATACAACACGAGTTTAAACTAGTACATTGATACTTCTAAACATGTACAAGAAACCAAATCCCGCCAACATACTCTCAACCAGTTTGacctaaataaaataaaaaaaaaacaagaaaggaaacaaatgaCCGTTTGGTTACAAAGAGGAAGAAGGTTTTATAAGAGGCTGAGATGTTTTCCCCCACTCCTCGGGACTACACTTAACCTCCGTCAACAAAGCCACAACTTCCTTCATCGTGGGTCTCTCCACAGGCGACGAGTTCACACAGAACATGGCAACCCCCAATGTCTGAAGCATTTCCTGAACTATCTGATCCGGTAAACCTTGCAGCTTCACGTCAAGGACAGATAACGCCGGTTCGAAGCTTCCCATTTTCTTCTTCACCCATTCCACTATGTGAAGCCCATCGCCAATCTGCGGCTCCACGGCGCTCCGTCCACTCAGAATCTCAAGCAAAACGACGCCGTAACTATACACGTCACTCTTCTCTGTTATGTTCATCGTGTATCCATATTCTGCACAATAATATTACACAAAAACCCCTAAGCTTTAACAAAACTATCAAACAACCCCCCGCCATATCTTTTGTAAATAGAGACCCCTTATACCTGGAGCGATGTAGCCGTAGGAGCCAGCGACCTGAGACATGGCGGTGTGATTCATCACCTTGGCGAGTCCAAAATCGGCGAGAATGGCTTCGAACTTGGaatcaagaaggatgttatTGCACTTGACGTCTCTGTGAAGAATGGCGGGAAGGCAATCGTGGTGAAGATAAGCAAGACCCTGAGCGGTTCCAATGGCGATCTTGTAACGCGTTTCCCAGTCCAAGCTTCTGTTCCCTTGAAGCAGCTGCTGGAGATTCCCGTTGGGGAAGTAGTTGTACAGAAGCAGCTTCACTGATTTGTTCGAACAGTAACCTAGCAGCTTCACGATGTTCCTGTGTCTGATGCTCCCCAGAATCTGTATCTCCATCTCTGTCGTGGGTTCGTCGTCGTTCTCTTTAGTTCGCCAGAGCTTCTTCACCGCTATGGTCTCTCCGTTGGGCATCTCCGCTCTGTAAACGACTCCCGAACAGCCTTTTCCGATCACGTTCTCGTCCGTTAAGGAGCTCACGATGTTGTTGACGCTGATGCCGAGTTTCTGAAACGGGATGAATGTCCATGGGTATGACAAGTCTTCTGCTGTTGATGACGTCGTCGTCGTTGTTGTTTGTTTCTGAGTTTTGTAGCGGTGGTTGTTGCGTAAGACGAGAAGCCACGCTGCGAGAAGGGCGATGGTGGTGGAAGCCAGGATCACGGTGACTAAAGCTACCATCTTTGGGGATTTGCTTCTTCCTGTGCGTGATGAGCACGTGATGCCGTCGATTGTATGGCAGAGATTTTTGTTTTGGAGGTAAgaacttgctgagattgttttgaAGAAGGGTGTAGCTGGGATTGGACCTGAGAAGTTGTTGAAGGAGATGTTGAGGGAAGCTAGGCTTGTGAGGGAGCCGAGGACTTTGATGTCACCGTTAAGCATATTGTGTGAGAGGTCGAGTGATTGCAACTGTGTGAGGCCTGAGAAGGTTCCCGGGATGTCTCCAGTGAAGGCATTGTAGCTCAAGTCGAGGTTTATAGTCAAGGTCGTGACTCGGCCGAGCTCTTGTGGGATTTCACCGGATAAGCTGTTGAAGCTCAGATCAAGCAGTGTAAGCTTCTGTAGATTCTTGATGGATTTAGGGATTTGACCAGTGAGGAGATTGTTGTTGAGGATCAGCTTGTTTAGGTAACTGAAGTTGCCGAAACTCAGGGGTATGTATCCGGTGAAGCTGTTTCTGCTGAGGTCAAGCTGCTCTAGATTCACAAGGTTGCCTAGCTGAGCAGGGATATCTCCGGTGATGTAGTTGTTGTGCACATCTAAGAGCTCAAGGACAGTGATGTTGGAGATCTCGTAAGGAAGCCCACCAGAGAAATGGTTCATGTAGAGATCAAGAAACACCAGGTTCTGTAACTCGCCAATCTCTTTAGGGACCTGGCCTGAGAGTTGGTTCTCTCCCAGTCTTAGCCTCACAAGCGACTGGCATTTTGCTACGCTCTTTGGTAGTCCACCGGACAAGGAGTTTCCTAGAAGGAGAAGCTTGCTGAGCCTCTTTAAACTGAAGAGCTCTTCTGGTATTCTCCCTGTTAGCTTGTTCCTAGAGAGGTCGAGGGCCACAAGGTCCGTACAGTTGCCGAAAGAAGACGGGATTGTTCCTGAAACCGAGTTCTCCCACAAGAAAAAGCTCTCAAGAGACTTGAGGTTTCCGATTTGGGAGGGTATAGAGCCTGATAACTTGTTCTTGTCCAGCTGAAGAGCAATGAGGCTTGAGCAGTTGCTTATTTCCCAAGGAATATGACCAGTGAACATATTATCAGACAACTGAAGCTGCTCCAACCAAACAAGCTTCCCCAAATCTCCAGGAATCTCACCGGACAGATCGTTGGCGGAAACATCAAACACCACGAGGGAAGAAGAGTTGGAAATCTCAGGTGGGATAGCCCCAGATAAAGAATTACCCCATAGAAGCAAGCTGGTGATCTTCTGGAGCTTACCCAACTCCTTTGGGATGGATCCAGTGAGCTTGTTCATGTGCAAATACAAGTTCCTGAGCTCTGAGCACAAACCCAGCTGAGGTGGGATAGTACCAGAGACGTCAGTGTCATACAGAGCCAGAGTTTGCAAATTTACCAAGTTCCCAAATGTGGAAGGGATTGAACCTGTCAAACCACTGGCTGCTAACCCTAGAGTTGTCAAGTTTTTCAGGAGGCCTATCTGGGCAGGGATAGGGCCTCCTAGATTAGGGTTACCACCAAGCCTGAACTCCTGAAGAGAGACCAGAGAACCCAAACTTGAAGGAATCGAACCATTTAACAGGTTATCCTGAAGACAAAGAACTTGCAAAGAAAATAGATTTGAAATCTGTGAAGGTATTGAGCCAGAGAGCTTGTTGGCATTCAAGATAAGGAACTGGAGAGAAGAGAGGCGGCCAAGCTCTGATGGGACTGGACCAGAGAGAGCGTTTGAAGAAAGGTCAAGAAGCCTGAGGTGGGTTAGTTTTCCAAAAGAAGGAGGGATTAGGCCAGAGAGGTTTGTGGAGGAGAGGTTTAGGAActgaagagaggagagagaagagaggtcTGGTGGGATTGAAGACAGGTTAAGGAATGTGTCGGGGATGGAGACAGAGATCACTCTGTTGTCTGCAGAGCATGTAATGCCATACCATGAACATGGTGTTTTGTCTTGTGGGTCCCATGAAGACaagattgatgaagaagaggataaTGATTGTCTCTTCAAAGAGAGAAGAGCTTGGCCGTCTGATGAAAGAGAAAGAGTGGGTTGGGCCATGGAGACCCATGAACCAAAAAGGAACAAGATCAAGAAGAGAAGGTTCGACTGTTTGATGCAACAATCGAAAGATGGCCGCTTTATGATGTAAAAATGGTTGAAAGGAAATAAACGGGTGAAATGGTTTGGTTCTTTCTCCATTGAATCTCTGGAAATGGAATGATTGGAGAGTCAATTGGTTGGTTGTGGTGTAATGGAGGATGAGAAAGAAAAGCAAGCTGTCTTATCTTTTTCTGTTGAACCGTGAGGAGACAAGAAGCATGTGTAAAGGCTTTGCTTACTGATTGCTTAGGATTTACACTAGACCACTGCAGAACAAGAACACCAGGAACAATAACTGTGGAGCTAAGAGTGAGGTCTTGACACTCTCTCCCATGGAGAAACTTCTCTGTCCGGGGGAAAGAAGATTAAAACTTTACCGGCAACGGTGGTGGTAAGTTAGGCAGCAGAGGAGCTAGAGGTTGATGAAGGCAACGTTGGACTTTGAGTCTCACTTTTGttctctctgtctctttcttctcgttTGCTGTTGTCTTGGGAAGACTAGTAGTAAGATTTAATACTCAAAGCTTTactttattataagtttttaaattataataatgaaGTGATTAGGGCGCCACCGGATTCTCTTCCGTTTTTTCGTGGATGTGTGTGAAATCTGTATATACATCTTGCATCCGTatattatttctgaaaactttCAAACTTTTAACATCACTCTATATTTCTATAATAAACAAATTGTATTTCTCTGATAATTTTTCAAAACCCAAGGTATATAAATAAGTCTTTCTTTCAAAAATCAAGGTTAATTATTGTGCTTTGCtttttataaagttattattcacgaaccaatgattttttttgggtaGAATTGCAACTGtgtaatttgtttttgtcaTTGAACTGctatccgttttttttttttaatttgaaccaACACAAAGATGAGTTTTCCAACCAATAATATATAGCATTgattcaatattttatattttaaagaaaaaaatacacttTCATTAAAGTGATTAGTATCAAAGATAATGTCCACATTACTCAAACGTTCGATCTGTTAACATAATATACGAATACAACATTTTCAAAGCTAAAAGTGAAGAAAACTTATAACTTTTCATGCTTGAAGAATACAAAAATGGATTTTAGAAAAAAGGATCTCAGTTGTATGGTATAAGCAACCGAGTTGTTATTTACATTTGTATAATGTTATGTCCACACATATCTTATATAGAGGAAACCACGAAGTAGTGTAGCTAACAAAGTAACAATGCATGTTATTTGCTCTTGTCTTCTTCTCCCATCTTCTTCTCCCTTTGTCGGCTGCTCCCGACCGTTGGATCTTCTTACTCACTCTCTTTTGTTTGTCTCTCTACGAAGTAGCTAAACTGATTTTCACTGGTGTAAATACTTGATAACCATAGATGAAAATTCgattatattgtaaaaataCTTTCGGGCAAACATTGTTGGGATTGTGAAATCCCATGTCCAATTCTATATTATCCGATTaatacgatattgtc
It encodes the following:
- the LOC106451813 gene encoding LRR receptor-like serine/threonine-protein kinase RGI5 — protein: MEKEPNHFTRLFPFNHFYIIKRPSFDCCIKQSNLLFLILFLFGSWVSMAQPTLSLSSDGQALLSLKRQSLSSSSSILSSWDPQDKTPCSWYGITCSADNRVISVSIPDTFLNLSSIPPDLSSLSSLQFLNLSSTNLSGLIPPSFGKLTHLRLLDLSSNALSGPVPSELGRLSSLQFLILNANKLSGSIPSQISNLFSLQVLCLQDNLLNGSIPSSLGSLVSLQEFRLGGNPNLGGPIPAQIGLLKNLTTLGLAASGLTGSIPSTFGNLVNLQTLALYDTDVSGTIPPQLGLCSELRNLYLHMNKLTGSIPKELGKLQKITSLLLWGNSLSGAIPPEISNSSSLVVFDVSANDLSGEIPGDLGKLVWLEQLQLSDNMFTGHIPWEISNCSSLIALQLDKNKLSGSIPSQIGNLKSLESFFLWENSVSGTIPSSFGNCTDLVALDLSRNKLTGRIPEELFSLKRLSKLLLLGNSLSGGLPKSVAKCQSLVRLRLGENQLSGQVPKEIGELQNLVFLDLYMNHFSGGLPYEISNITVLELLDVHNNYITGDIPAQLGNLVNLEQLDLSRNSFTGYIPLSFGNFSYLNKLILNNNLLTGQIPKSIKNLQKLTLLDLSFNSLSGEIPQELGRVTTLTINLDLSYNAFTGDIPGTFSGLTQLQSLDLSHNMLNGDIKVLGSLTSLASLNISFNNFSGPIPATPFFKTISASSYLQNKNLCHTIDGITCSSRTGRSKSPKMVALVTVILASTTIALLAAWLLVLRNNHRYKTQKQTTTTTTSSTAEDLSYPWTFIPFQKLGISVNNIVSSLTDENVIGKGCSGVVYRAEMPNGETIAVKKLWRTKENDDEPTTEMEIQILGSIRHRNIVKLLGYCSNKSVKLLLYNYFPNGNLQQLLQGNRSLDWETRYKIAIGTAQGLAYLHHDCLPAILHRDVKCNNILLDSKFEAILADFGLAKVMNHTAMSQVAGSYGYIAPEYGYTMNITEKSDVYSYGVVLLEILSGRSAVEPQIGDGLHIVEWVKKKMGSFEPALSVLDVKLQGLPDQIVQEMLQTLGVAMFCVNSSPVERPTMKEVVALLTEVKCSPEEWGKTSQPLIKPSSSL